The proteins below come from a single Deltaproteobacteria bacterium genomic window:
- a CDS encoding PilZ domain-containing protein, with translation MVLEGEGSGHVDGEQLRAVQQVYDYAYLHARVRAGLRLERRELTELSELSRLLEGDSRTKRRRHRRLACLMPALLKSAAGHTRATVFNLSGGGMFVATREALEPGEAVQVIVGREREVLYTFIAEVTRRESRHGIAGVGLVFRGTPLVRRYRLSRSAESVAA, from the coding sequence ATGGTTCTTGAGGGCGAGGGCAGCGGGCACGTGGATGGCGAGCAGCTTCGCGCGGTGCAGCAGGTTTACGACTACGCGTACTTGCATGCGCGGGTGCGTGCCGGACTGCGGCTCGAGCGCCGGGAGCTCACTGAGCTCTCGGAGCTGTCGCGCCTCCTCGAGGGGGATTCCCGCACGAAACGGCGTCGCCACCGGCGACTGGCCTGCCTGATGCCAGCGCTCCTCAAGAGCGCGGCCGGCCACACGCGCGCCACGGTCTTCAACCTCTCCGGGGGCGGGATGTTCGTCGCCACGCGTGAGGCGCTCGAGCCCGGGGAGGCGGTGCAGGTCATCGTGGGGCGCGAGCGAGAGGTGCTCTATACCTTCATCGCCGAGGTCACGCGTCGCGAGTCGCGCCACGGCATCGCCGGCGTGGGACTGGTCTTCCGCGGCACCCCGCTCGTGCGCCGCTATCGCCTGAGCCGCTCTGCCGAGTCCGTCGCGGCGTGA